A single window of Ananas comosus cultivar F153 linkage group 24, ASM154086v1, whole genome shotgun sequence DNA harbors:
- the LOC109728717 gene encoding F-box/LRR-repeat protein At1g67190 yields the protein MEHLPVEVIGNILSHLGSARDVVVASATCRKWREACRKHLHSLSFNSDDWPRDITTRQLEILITQTIFQTMGLQCLSIHMDNAHEFSAAPVIAWLMYTRETLRSLSYNVHTNPNVNILEKCGRQKLEILDLDHNSITGVEPSYQRFTCLKSLSLRHVSISALDLSLLVAACPKIEFLTLDALEIVTSDSQSTMELGSPTLKSLYAKSVGVDKIILEADNLKVLHLNALNLDLFELIGKGTLKHLRIDDVSVSHLDIGESTDHLEVVDVSNFTIMWPKFYHMISRSSKLRTLRLWGVVFDDEDEIVDSETIAISFPQLRHLSLSYELRDGLLHYSLQGSSPLENVMVLELGWTVISEHFGPWVFGMIERCPNLKKLVIHGVLSEAKTREERQILASFTSFIVRLMRKYVHVDVQFEYE from the coding sequence ATGGAGCACCTTCCTGTCGAAGTCATTGGCAACATCCTCTCTCATCTTGGATCTGCGCGCGACGTCGTTGTAGCCTCTGCCACCTGCCGGAAATGGCGGGAAGCCTGCAGGAAGCACCTCCACTCTCTCTCCTTCAATTCTGATGATTGGCCTCGTGATATTACCACAAGACAGTTAGAAATACTCATAACCCAAACCATATTCCAGACTATGGGATTACAATGCCTCTCTATCCATATGGATAATGCTCATGAATTCTCCGCCGCTCCTGTAATTGCTTGGCTCATGTATACTCGAGAAACCCTAAGGAGCCTCTCATACAATGTGCACACAAACCCAAATGTGAATATATTGGAGAAATGTGGGAGGCAGAAATTGgaaattttggatttggaccACAATTCGATAACTGGGGTGGAGCCCAGTTACCAGAGATTTACTTGTCTTAAATCTCTTTCTCTGAGACACGTGAGTATTTCCGCTTTGGATTTGAGCTTGCTAGTGGCCGCTTGtccaaaaattgaatttttgacaCTCGATGCTTTGGAGATTGTAACTTCAGATTCGCAGTCTACTATGGAGTTGGGCAGTCCGACGCTGAAGAGTCTTTATGCAAAGTCAGTAGGTGTCGATAAGATAATACTGGAAGCTGATAATCTCAAAGTTTTGCACTTAAATGCCCTAAACCTTGATCTATTTGAGCTGATCGGAAAGGGCACATTAAAGCATCTCAGAATCGATGATGTTAGTGTCAGCCATTTGGATATCGGGGAGAGCACAGATCATTTAGAGGTTGTTGATGTCAGCAACTTTACAATTATGTGGCCAAAATTCTACCATATGATATCAAGATCTTCCAAATTAAGAACACTCCGTCTTTGGGGTGTTGTGTTTGATGATGAGGACGAGATCGTGGACTCGGAAACTATTGCTATTTCATTTCCTCAGCTTAGACATCTGTCATTAAGTTATGAATTAAGGGATGGGCTGCTTCATTATAGTCTTCAAGGCTCGTCGCCTCTAGAGAATGTGATGGTTTTGGAATTGGGTTGGACCGTAATAAGTGAGCACTTTGGGCCGTGGGTTTTTGGGATGATTGAGAGATGCCCAAATTTAAAGAAGCTTGTTATACATGGTGTTCTTTCTGAGGCCAAAACACGTGAAGAACGGCAGATATTGGCTAGTTTCACTTCTTTCATAGTTCGTCTCATGAGAAAATATGTGCATGTTGATGTCCAATTCGAGTATGAGTGA